In Zygosaccharomyces rouxii strain CBS732 chromosome D complete sequence, one DNA window encodes the following:
- the MRP20 gene encoding mitochondrial 54S ribosomal protein uL23m (similar to uniprot|P32387 Saccharomyces cerevisiae YDR405W MRP20 Mitochondrial ribosomal protein of the large subunit) — MVFSLCVRNQLPLGLSRVVPGFRTLASVAQDAPKASESEKKQTTAKFDHGARVSDRIMELSRESVAKGEPHFRVGNKQLFFPKARIILLRPNAKHTPYQAKFIVPKSFNKLDLRDYLFHLYGLRAMNVTTQLLHGKYTRVNLASSRFRGPQIKKMTIDMAEPFIWPEEPSKEENSAWNDDLIRNLELYKDEQQRLASDSFKPGKAFDGAVGPFRPVAQPFIPKQLGRQIKNKRRKYQSQLTRSNELLKVGKYVDL, encoded by the coding sequence ATGGTATTCTCCCTTTGTGTGAGGAATCAGTTGCCACTGGGACTCTCCAGGGTTGTTCCTGGCTTCAGGACGCTAGCGTCAGTGGCTCAGGATGCACCAAAGGCCAGTGAATCCGAAAAGAAGCAAACCACCGCTAAATTTGACCATGGTGCTAGAGTAAGTGATAGAATTATGGAGTTATCTCGTGAATCTGTTGCTAAGGGAGAACCTCATTTCAGAGTCGGTAATAAACAGTTATTTTTCCCCAAGGCACGTATTATACTTTTAAGACCCAATGCAAAGCATACACCATATCAAGCCAAATTTATTGTCCCCAAATCATTTAACAAACTGGATTTAAGAGATTACCTCTTCCACCTCTATGGATTAAGAGCAATGAATGTTACTACACAACTATTACACGGTAAATACACAAGGGTTAATCTTGCATCATCCAGGTTTAGAGGCCCACAGATCAAGAAAATGACAATTGACATGGCAGAACCATTTATTTGGCCAGAAGAACCAAGTAAGGAAGAGAACAGTGCTTGGAATGATGATTTGATCAGGAATTTGGAGCTGTACAAAGACGAACAACAACGTCTTGCATCCGATTCGTTCAAGCCTGGTAAGGCCTTTGATGGTGCCGTCGGACCATTTAGGCCTGTAGCGCAGCCTTTCATACCCAAACAATTGGGCAGACagatcaagaacaagagaagaaaatatcAATCTCAATTGACTCGTAGTAATGAGTTATTGAAAGTGGGAAAATATGTCGACTTGTAA
- a CDS encoding pleiotropic drug resistance family ABC transporter (highly similar to gnl|GLV|CAGL0M01760g Candida glabrata CAGL0M01760g and similar to YOR153W uniprot|P33302 Saccharomyces cerevisiae YOR153W PDR5 Short- lived membrane ABC (ATP-binding cassette) transporter actively exports various drugs expression regulated by Pdr1p also involved in steroid transport cation resistance and cellular detoxification during exponential growth) yields MDKGKEISGSNDYEVSSPDEPYEGLDETAAQSIKELAHSLLEESRESTHAVKEGINPVFMDESGENYNPQLDPASDKFSSTEWIKNISDIVHSDPDFYKPYTIGCSWRNLSAIGASVDVAYQTTVDNLPWKFLSWVYRSLAPTKASNSFQILKPMDGIVKPSELLVVLGRPGSGCTTLLKSISSNTHGFKITEDSTISYSGLSPKDINKHFRGEVVYNPEADIHLPHLTVYETLVTVARLKTAQNRIRGVDRESWARHITEVAMATYGLSHTRNTKVGGDLVRGVSGGERKRVSIAEVTICGSKFQCWDNATRGLDAATALEFIKALRAQAQIVQSAACVAIYQCSQDAYDLFDKVCVLYSGYQIFFGSTGEAKHYFEKMGYRCPSRQTTADFLTSITSPAERIVNDEYIEKGIHVPQTPEEMSDYWRNSPEYQKLVKEADESIKQDHIAAISSIREAHRARQSKKARSAEPYTVSYLMQVKYLMIRNMWRIKNSYSITAFQIFGNSVMALLLGSMFYKVMKHPTTDTFYYRGAAMFFAILFNAFSSLLEIFSLYEARPITEKHRTYSLYRPSADAFASVLSEIPSKILTAIFFNLAFYFLVDFRRNAGRFFFYFLINIIATFTMSHLFRCVGSLTNTLTEAMVPASILLLGMAMYTGFAIPETKMLGWSKWIWYINPLSYLFEALMTNEFHDRKFACSTFIPHGGDYDNVTGKQHICGVVGAIPGETFVLGDNFLKKSYNYDIKHKWRAFGVGMAYVIFFFFVYLFLCEVNQGAKQNGEILVFPQPVVRKMRKQKKISARNYDSNDPEKAIGANANDLTDATLIKDSSDSMDEGQEQTGLTKSEAIFHWRNLCYDVQIKSETRRILNNVDGWVKPGTLTALMGSSGAGKTTLLDCLAERVTMGVITGDIFVNGKLRDESFPRSIGYCQQQDLHLKTATVRESLLFSAMLRQPKSVPASEKRKYVEEVIKILEMEPYADAIVGVAGEGLNVEQRKRLTIGVELVAKPKLLVFLDEPTSGLDSQTAWSICQLMKKLSNHGQAILCTIHQPSAMLMQEFDRLLFLQKGGKTVYFGELGEGCKVMIDYFERNGANPCPPDANPAEWMLEVVGAAPGSHANRDYHEAWKNSEEYKVVHQELDRLENELQGIDDGDDAEKHKSFATDIFTQIRLVSFRLAQQYWRSPEYIWPKFIVTIVCQLFVGFTFFKADKTMQGLQNQMLAVFMFTVVYNVLLEQYLPNYVQQRNLYEARERPSRTFSWFAFIVSQIIVELPWNFIAGTVAFFCYYYPIGFYRNASESHQLHERGALFWLWSTAYYVWIGSTGILANSFIEYDVTAANLATLCYTLALSFCGVMTQPNQMPRFWIFMYRVSPLTYFIDATLAIGVANVNVECADYEYVRFSPPQNKTCGQYMQKYIKSAGTGYLADPSATDECKFCLISKTNDYLRSVSSTYHHRWRNYGIFICYIVFDYAGAVFLYWLARVPKNSWINRVRDRLIKLTSRKAKD; encoded by the coding sequence ATGGATAAGGGGAAAGAAATAAGTGGATCAAACGATTACGAAGTGAGTAGTCCTGATGAACCTTATGAAGGATTGGATGAAACTGCTGCCCAGAGTATCAAGGAGTTGGCCCATTCGTTGCTCGAAGAATCAAGGGAAAGCACACATGCTGTCAAGGAAGGCATAAATCCTGTTTTTATGGATGAATCGGGTGAAAATTACAATCCTCAATTAGATCCAGCAAGTGACAAGTTTTCGAGTACAGAATGGATTAAAAATATCTCGGACATTGTACATTCTGATCCAGACTTTTACAAACCATACACAATTGGATGTAGTTGGAGAAATTTATCTGCTATCGGTGCCTCGGTCGATGTCGCTTATCAAACTACAGTGGATAATCTACCTTGGAAATTCTTGAGTTGGGTTTACAGGAGCCTAGCGCCTACGAAAGCgtccaattcttttcaaattctaaaaCCTATGGATGGGATTGTTAAACCAAGTGAATTGTTAGTTGTGCTGGGTAGACCTGGTTCGGGGTGTACGACTTTACTAAAATCGATTTCGTCTAATACTCATGGGTTTAAAATTACAGAAGATTCTACGATTTCATACAGTGGACTTTCCCCCAAGGATATTAATAAGCATTTTAGAGGTGAAGTGGTTTATAACCCTGAAGCTGATATTCATTTACCTCACTTGACAGTTTATGAAACTTTAGTTACTGTTGCGAGGTTAAAGACTGCACAGAATAGAATTAGAGGTGTGGATAGAGAGTCGTGGGCCAGGCACATAACCGAAGTTGCAATGGCAACCTACGGGCTGTCGCATACGAGAAATACCAAGGTCGGTGGTGATCTAGTTAGAGGTGtttctggtggtgaaagaaAGCGTGTCTCCATCGCAGAAGTGACGATCTGTGGATCCAAGTTCCAATGTTGGGATAATGCTACTAGAGGGTTGGATGCGGCAACGGCTCTAGAATTCATCAAGGCTTTAAGGGCACAGGCacaaattgttcaaagtGCGGCCTGTGTTGCCATTTACCAATGCTCCCAAGACGCATACGACTTATTCGATAAGGTATGTGTTTTGTACAGTGGTtaccaaatctttttcGGATCTACAGGAGAGGCTAAACACtattttgagaaaatggGGTATCGTTGTCCTAGCAGACAAACCACTGCAGATTTCTTAACATCTATTACAAGTCCTGCggaaagaattgttaaTGATGAATATATTGAGAAGGGTATACATGTGCCTCAAACACCTGAAGAAATGTCGGATTACTGGAGAAATTCACCGGAGTACCAAAAACTTGTAAAGGAAGCGGATGAATCTATTAAACAAGATCATATTGCTGCTATTTCCTCTATTAGAGAAGCTCATCGGGCTAGACAGTCTAAGAAAGCCAGATCAGCAGAACCTTATACCGTCAGTTATCTCATGCAAGTGAAGTATTTGATGATAAGAAATATGTGGAGAATTAAAAACAGTTACAGTATTACTGCCTTCCAAATTTTCGGTAATTCTGTCATGGCTCTTTTGTTAGGTTCCATGTTTTACAAAGTTATGAAACATCCAACTACCGATACTTTCTATTACAGAGGTGCGGCCATGTTTTTTGccattcttttcaatgccTTTTCATCTCTACTGGAAATTTTCTCACTGTATGAAGCTAGACCAATTACTGAGAAACATAGAACTTATTCTCTTTACCGCCCAAGTGCAGATGCATTTGCCTCTGTCCTGTCTGAAATTCCATCAAAGATCCTTACTgccatttttttcaatcttgcATTCTATTTCTTGGTGGATTTTAGGAGAAATGCtggtagattttttttctatttccTTATCAATATCATTGCAACTTTTACCATGTCACACCTGTTTAGATGTGTTGGTTCCCTAACTAACACTTTAACAGAAGCAATGGTTCCGgcttcaattcttctattGGGTATGGCTATGTACACAGGTTTTGCTATCCCAGAGACAAAGATGTTAGGTTGGTCTAAATGGATTTGGTACATCAATCCATTGTCATACCTTTTCGAAGCACTGATGACCAATGAATTTCATGATCGTAAGTTTGCTTGTTCTACGTTTATTCCACATGGTGGGGATTATGACAATGTTACAGGGAAGCAACATATCTGTGGTGTTGTGGGTGCTATACCAGGTGAAACCTTTGTCCTTGGtgataattttttaaagaaaagcTACAATTATGACATTAAGCATAAATGGCGTGCGTTTGGAGTTGGTATGGCATATgtgattttctttttctttgtctATTTGTTCCTATGTGAAGTTAATCAAGGTGCTAAACAAAATGGTGAAATCCTAGTGTTCCCACAACCAGTGGTTAGGAAGATGCGcaaacaaaagaaaattaGTGCCAGAAATTACGATTCAAATGACCCGGAAAAAGCTATCGGTGCAAATGCTAATGATTTAACTGACGCAACTTTAATTAAGGATTCATCTGATTCGATGGATGAAGGACAGGAACAAACGGGATTGACTAAATCAGAAGCAATTTTCCATTGGAGAAATTTGTGTTACGATGTTCAGATAAAGTCTGAAACAAGACGTATTTTGAATAATGTTGACGGTTGGGTTAAACCTGGAACATTAACCGCCCTAATGGGCTCTTCGGGTGCAGGTAAAACAACTTTGTTGGATTGTCTTGCAGAAAGAGTTACTATGGGTGTTATCACTGGTGACATTTTCGTTAATGGTAAATTGCGTGATGAATCTTTCCCCAGATCTATTGGTTATTGTCAACAACAGGATTTGCATCTAAAGACGGCTACCGTTAGAGAATCTTTACTGTTTTCAGCTATGTTGCGTCAACCTAAGAGTGTTCCTGCTtctgaaaagagaaagtaTGTGGAAGAAGTTATCAAGATTCTTGAAATGGAACCCTATGCAGATGCGATTGTCGGTGTAGCTGGTGAAGGCTTAAATGTTGAACAGAGAAAGAGACTTACAATCGGTGTTGAACTGGTCGCTAAACCCAAATTATTGGTATTTTTAGATGAACCCACATCAGGTTTGGATTCCCAGACGGCTTGGTCGATCTGTcagttgatgaaaaaattgtctAACCATGGTCAGGCTATTTTGTGTACCATTCATCAACCTTCTGCCATGTTAATGCAAGAGTTTGATAGGTTGTTATTTCTACAGAAAGGTGGTAAAACAGTGTACTTTGGTGAACTTGGTGAAGGCTGTAAAGTTATGATCGATTATTTTGAACGTAATGGAGCAAATCCTTGTCCACCCGATGCAAACCCTGCTGAATGGATGCTTGAAGTTGTTGGTGCTGCACCAGGTAGTCATGCTAATCGCGATTACCATGAAGCTTGGAAGAACTCTGAAGAGTATAAGGTTGTCCATCAGGAATTAGATcgtttggaaaatgaattgCAGGGAATTGATGATGGTGACGATGCTGAAAAGCATAAATCTTTTGCTACTGATATTTTCACACAGATTCGGTTGGTGAGTTTTCGTCTGGCACAACAATATTGGAGAAGTCCCGAATACATATGGCCTAAATTTATTGTTACAATTGTGTGCCAACTCTTTGTCGGGttcacttttttcaaagctGATAAAACCATGCAAGGTTTACAAAACCAGATGTTGGCGGTATTTATGTTCACCGTCGTTTACAACGTCCTTCTTGAGCAGTACTTGCCTAATTACGTGCAAcaaagaaatctttacGAAGCAAGGGAAAGACCATCAAGGACTTTTTCATGGTTTGCCTTTATTGTGTCTCAAATTATAGTTGAACTTCCCTGGAATTTCATTGCGGGCACCGTTGCATTTTTCTGTTATTACTACCCCATTGGATTTTACCGTAATGCATCCGAGTCTCATCAATTGCATGAAAGGGGCGCTCTATTTTGGTTATGGTCGACCGCGTACTACGTCTGGATTGGATCTACGGGTATTTTAGCCAATTCATTCATTGAATATGATGTCACTGCTGCTAATTTGGCAACTTTGTGCTATACTCTAGCTCTATCTTTCTGTGGTGTGATGACTCAACCAAACCAAATGCCACGTTTCTGGATTTTCATGTACAGAGTTTCCCCGTTGACGTATTTCATTGATGCCACTCTGGCTATTGGTGTTGCTAATGTTAACGTGGAGTGCGCAGACTACGAATATGTCAGGTTCAGCCCACCTCAAAATAAAACCTGTGGTCAATACATGCAGAAATATATCAAATCCGCTGGTACTGGTTACCTAGCCGATCCAAGTGCTACCGATGAATGCAAATTCTGTTTAATATCCAAAACTAATGACTATTTACGAAGCGTGAGTTCTACCTATCACCACAGATGGAGAAATTATggtatcttcatctgttACATTGTTTTTGACTATGCCGGTGCAGTGTTCCTGTACTGGTTGGCAAGGGTACCGAAGAATTCATGGATCAATCGTGTTCGCGATAGATTAATCAAGCTTACTTCTAGAAAAGCCAAGGACTAA
- the ATG40 gene encoding Atg40p (weakly similar to uniprot|Q99325 Saccharomyces cerevisiae YOR152C Hypothetical ORF), which translates to MFQMIISPLLYLVSSVIPLQITLETLKIVCLHTKNEPNTGPNAHLPTLILLLKYWAVYALAFGVVPGTIANGILWGVPFASLILLGISCILTKELLCQFTKFIQSQDSKFVFLFNRLSDVKVSWYQWLTYASNTNENNIASLFVFGEITQLWVSLANRVPLAETHYLERAFDDIMQYLGVFTGRLLDQIHRRSDGQGQGLPADATFRRESVTSLRRKGDNFASTYNEGYDLLDDLIDESKRK; encoded by the coding sequence ATGTtccaaatgataatatCACCTCTTTTATATTTAGTGTCAAGTGTTATACCATTACAGATTACtttggaaactttgaagaTTGTTTGTCTACACACGAAAAATGAACCCAATACGGGTCCTAATGCTCACTTGCCCACATTGATTCtccttttgaaatattgGGCTGTATACGCGTTAGCGTTTGGTGTTGTACCCGGGACAATTGCGAATGGAATTCTGTGGGGGGTCCCCTTTGCATCTTTAATTTTGTTGGGTATTAGTTGTATTTTGACCAAGGAACTGCTCTGTCAGTTTACAAAATTCATCCAATCTCAAGATAGtaaatttgtatttttgTTCAACAGGTTGTCAGATGTTAAAGTTTCATGGTATCAGTGGTTGACTTATGCTAGTAATACgaatgaaaataatattgCTAGTTTGTTTGTGTTTGGGGAAATTACGCAACTATGGGTTTCATTGGCAAATAGAGTTCCGCTGGCGGAGACTCATTATTTGGAGAGAGCTTTTGATGATATAATGCAGTATTTGGGAGTTTTCACCGGCAGACTATTGGATCAAATACACAGACGTAGCGACGGGCAAGGCCAAGGACTTCCTGCAGACGCTACGTTTCGTAGAGAATCAGTGACGAGTCTACGCCGTAAAGGTGATAATTTTGCTTCTACATATAATGAGGGTTACGATCTTTTAGATGATCTAATTGATGAATCGAAGAGGAAATAG
- a CDS encoding pleiotropic drug resistance family ABC transporter (similar to uniprot|Q04182 Saccharomyces cerevisiae YDR406W PDR15 ATP binding cassette (ABC) transporter of the plasma membrane general stress response factor implicated in cellular detoxification target of Pdr1p Pdr3p and Pdr8p transcription regulators promoter contains a PDR responsive element), producing the protein MEFEPKSEGSLPSYEGLDKSAEVQVQRLAHGVNPIHEGAPQLDPNSSDFSSKAWIQNMANLSSEDPDHFKPYQVGCCWKDLAASGASADVAYQTTVENLPWKVLFWIYRKLRPTRKSDIFQILKPMDGALDPGEVLVVLGRPGSGCTTLLKSIASNTHGFNIAKDSTISYSGLSPKDINRHFRGEVVYNAETDIHLPHLTVYQTLLTVSRLKTPQNRIKGVDRETWARHMTDVVMATYGLSHTKNTKVGGDLVRGVSGGERKRVSIAEVTICGSKFQCWDNATRGLDAATALEFIKALRTQADILASTACIAIYQCSQNAYDLFDKVCVLYSGYQIFFGSAGDAKRYFEEMGYHCPSRQTTADFLTSVTSPAERTVNNEYIEKGIHVPETPEEMSDYWRNSQEYRDLQEQIQNRLDQNHEEGLRAIKESHNAAQSKRTRRSSPYTVSYGMQIKYLLIRNMWRIKNSSGITIFQVFGNSVMALLLGSMFYKVLKPSSTDTFYYRGAAMFFAILFNAFSSLLEIFSLYEARPITEKHRTYSLYRPSADAFASVLSEIPPKIVTAICFNVALYFLVHFRVDAGRFFFYFLINILAIFSMSHMFRCVGSLTKTLTEAMVPASILLLVLSMYTGFAIPKTKMLGWSKWIWYINPLSYLFEALMVNEFHDRNFSCTSFIPMGPGYQSVSGTQRVCAAVGAEPGQDYVLGDNYIKQSYGYENKHKWRAFGVGMAYVIFFFFVYLFLCEVNQGAKQNGEILVFPQSVVRKMRKQKKISAGSNDSSDPEKTIGVKVNDLTDTTLIKNSTDSSAEQNQDIGLNKSEAIFHWRNVCYDVQIKSETRRILDNIDGWVKPGTLTALMGATGAGKTTLLDSLAQRVTTGVLTGSIFVDGKLRDESFARSIGYCQQQDLHLTTATVRESLLFSAMLRQPKSVPASEKRKYVEEVINVLEMEPYADAIVGVAGEGLNVEQRKRLTIGVELAAKPNLLLFLDEPTSGLDSQTAWSICQLMKKLANRGQAILCTIHQPSAMLIQEFDRLLFLQKGGQTVYFGDLGKDCKSMIHYFESHGSHKCPSDGNPAEWMLEIVGAAPGTHANQDYYEVWRNSEEYQEVQKELDRMEDELKGIDGGDEPEKHRSFATDIFTQIRLVSHRLLQQYWRSPSYLFPKFLLTVFSELFIGFTLFKADRSLQGLQNQMLSVFMYTVVFNTLLQQYLPLYVQQRNLYEARERPSRTFSWFAFIVSQIFIEVPWNILAGTVAFFCYYYPIGFYRNASESHQLHERGALFWLFSTAYYVWIGSMGLLANSFIEHDVAAANLASLCYTLALSFCGVLATPKVMPRFWIFMYRVSPLTYFIDATLATGIANVDVKCADYEFAKFTPPKGQNCGDYMKNFIKSAGTGYLKDSSAVDECNFCQFSTTNAYLESVTSSYSRRWRNYGIFICFIAFDYIAAVFLYWLARVPKKSGKVSGKK; encoded by the coding sequence ATGGAATTTGAACCTAAAAGTGAGGGCAGTTTGCCCAGTTATGAGGGGTTAGACAAAAGCGCTGAAGTCCAAGTTCAACGATTAGCTCATGGTGTTAACCCTATTCATGAAGGTGCTCCTCAGCTAGATCCGAATTCTTCGGATTTTTCGAGTAAGGCatggattcaaaatatGGCGAATTTGAGTTCGGAGGATCCTGATCATTTTAAGCCATATCAGGTCGGATGTTGTTGGAAAGACCTTGCCGCTAGTGGTGCCTCGGCAGATGTCGCTTATCAGACTACTgtggaaaatttaccaTGGAAGGTGCTTTTCTGGATTTATAGAAAATTGAGGCCAACGAGGAAATCTGACATTTTCCAGATTTTAAAACCCATGGACGGTGCATTAGATCCTGGTGAAGTGTTGGTTGTCTTAGGTAGACCTGGTTCAGGGTGCACGACTTTATTAAAATCTATTGCATCTAATACCCACGGTTTTAATATTGCAAAGGATTCTACGATTTCATACAGTGGACTTTCTCCTAAGGATATTAATAGGCATTTTAGAGGTGAAGTGGTTTACAATGCAGAGACAGATATTCATCTACCGCATCTAACAGTATATCAAACGTTACTCACTGTTTCGAGGTTAAAGACTCCACAGAATAGAATTAAAGGTGTGGATAGAGAGACGTGGGCCAGGCACATGACCGACGTTGTTATGGCAACCTACGGGCTGTCACATACGAAAAATACCAAGGTCGGTGGTGATCTAGTTAGAGGTGtttctggtggtgaaagaaAGCGTGTCTCCATCGCAGAAGTGACGATCTGTGGATCCAAGTTCCAATGTTGGGATAATGCTACTAGAGGGTTGGATGCGGCAACTGCTCTAGAATTCATCAAGGCATTAAGGACGCAGGCGGATATTTTGGCAAGTACAGCATGTATTGCCATTTACCAATGTTCTCAAAATGCATACGACTTGTTCGATAAGGTGTGTGTTTTGTACAGTGGTTACCAGATCTTTTTTGGATCTGCAGGAGATGCTAAACGCTATTTCGAGGAAATGGGGTATCATTGTCCTAGTAGACAAACCACTGCGGATTTCTTAACATCAGTTACAAGTCCTGCGGAGAGAACTGTTAATAATGAATATATTGAAAAGGGTATACATGTGCCTGAAACACCCGAAGAGATGTCAGATTATTGGAGAAACTCTCAAGAGTATAGAGATTTGCAAGAACAAATTCAAAACAGACTGGATCAGAATCACGAAGAGGGCCTAAGAGCCATTAAGGAATCCCATAATGCCGCGCAATCAAAGAGGACCCGTCGATCTTCACCTTATACCGTTAGTTATGGGATGCAAATTAAGTATTTACTGATTAGGAACATGTGGAGAATTAAAAACAGTTCAGGTATTACTATTTTCCAAGTGTTTGGTAATTCTGTTATGGCTCTTTTGTTAGGTTCCATGTTTTACAAAGTTTTGAAGCCTTCATCTACGGACACTTTCTATTACAGAGGTGCAGCCATGTTTTTTGccattcttttcaatgccTTTTCATCTCTACTGGAAATTTTCTCACTGTATGAAGCTAGACCAATTACTGAGAAGCATAGAACTTATTCTCTTTACCGCCCAAGTGCAGATGCATTTGCATCTGTCCTTTCTGAAATTCCACCAAAGATCGTAACTGCAATTTGTTTCAATGTCGCACTCTACTTCTTAGTGCATTTTAGAGTGGATGCTggtagatttttcttctattttcTCATTAACATTTTGGCCATATTTTCCATGTCTCATATGTTTAGATGTGTCGGTTCACTAACTAAAACTTTGACAGAAGCAATGGTTCCGGCTTCTATCTTACTTTTGGTGTTATCCATGTATACCGGTTTTGCTATTCCTAAGACAAAGATGCTAGGTTGGTCTAAATGGATTTGGTACATCAATCCATTGTCATACCTTTTCGAAGCGCTAATGGTTAACGAATTTCACGATCGTAACTTTAGTTGTACTTCATTTATTCCCATGGGGCCAGGTTATCAATCTGTGTCAGGTACACAAAGGGTATGTGCCGCTGTGGGGGCAGAACCTGGTCAAGATTATGTACTTGGTGATAACTATATCAAACAGAGTTATGGCTATGAAAATAAACATAAGTGGCGTGCGTTTGGAGTTGGTATGGCATATgtgattttctttttctttgtctATTTGTTCCTATGTGAAGTTAATCAAGGTGCTAAACAAAATGGTGAAATCCTAGTATTTCCACAATCAGTGGTTAGGAAGATGCGtaaacaaaagaaaatcaGTGCCGGTAGTAACGATTCCAGTGATCCGGAAAAAACAATTGGTGTCAAGGTTAACGATTTAACCGATACGACTTTGATTAAGAATTCCACGGACTCTTCAGCTGAACAAAATCAAGATATTGGATTGAATAAATCTGAGGCCATTTTCCATTGGAGAAATGTATGTTATGATGTGCAAATCAAAAGCGAAACAAGGCGTATATTGGACAACATTGATGGTTGGGTTAAACCAGGTACGTTGACTGCCCTTATGGGTGCtactggtgctggtaaaaCTACGCTTCTTGATTCCCTAGCACAAAGAGTTACTACAGGTGTTTTAACTGGTAGTATTTTCGTCGATGGTAAATTGCGTGATGAATCTTTCGCAAGATCTATTGGTTATTGTCAGCAACAAGATCTGCACTTGACTACTGCAACCGTTAGAGAATCTTTATTGTTTTCAGCTATGTTACGCCAACCTAAGAGTGTTCCTGCTtctgaaaagagaaagtaTGTGGAGGAAGTCATTAACGTTCTTGAAATGGAACCTTATGCAGATGCCATTGTTGGTGTAGCTGGTGAGGGATTGAACGTGGAACAGAGGAAAAGGTTGACCATTGGTGTTGAGTTGGCGGCTAAACCTAATCTTCTGCTTTTCCTCGATGAACCTACATCAGGTTTGGATTCTCAAACGGCATGGTCTATCTGCcaactgatgaagaagttagcTAATCGTGGACAGGCTATCCTGTGTACAATTCACCAGCCTTCTGCCATGttgattcaagaatttgacAGATTGTTATTCTTACAAAAAGGTGGTCAAACTGTCTATTTTGGTGATTTGGGTAAAGACTGTAAAAGCATGATTCATTATTTTGAAAGCCATGGTTCCCATAAATGTCCGTCTGACGGGAATCCAGCGGAATGGATGCTTGAAATAGTGGGTGCTGCACCTGGAACACATGCGAATCAAGATTACTATGAAGTCTGGAGAAATTCTGAAGAGTATCAAGAAGTGcagaaagaattggatcGCATGGAAGACGAATTGAAAGGTATAGATGGTGGAGATGAACCAGAGAAGCATAGGTCATTTGCTACTGATATTTTTACACAAATTAGACTCGTCAGTCATCGTTTATTACAGCAATACTGGAGAAGTCCTTCTTACTTATTCCCAAAGTTTTTATTGACCGTCTTCAGTGAACTTTTCATTGGTTTTACTCTTTTCAAGGCAGATAGGTCATTACAAGGTTTACAAAATCAGATGTTATCGGTATTCATGTACACAGTTGTCTTCAACACTTTGTTACAGCAGTACCTACCACTTTATGTGCAACAGAGAAATCTATATGAAGCTAGAGAAAGACCTTCAAGAACTTTTTCATGGTTTGCATTCATTGTTTCACAAATTTTCATAGAAGTGCCTTGGAATATCTTGGCTGGAACCGTTGCATTTTTCTGTTATTACTACCCCATTGGATTTTACCGTAATGCATCCGAGTCTCATCAATTGCATGAAAGAGGAGCTCTGTTTTGGTTATTCTCTACCGCATACTACGTCTGGATTGGATCAATGGGTCTGTTGGCTAATTCCTTTATCGAACACGATGTGGCTGCCGCCAACTTGGCAAGTTTGTGTTACACTCTAGCTCTATCCTTCTGTGGTGTTCTGGCTACACCAAAGGTTATGCCTCGTTTCTGGATTTTCATGTACAGAGTTTCTCCGTTAACCTATTTCATTGATGCGACTTTGGCGACTGGGATTGCCAATGTAGATGTCAAATGTGCAGATTATGAATTCGCCAAATTTACACCGCCAAAAGGGCAAAACTGTGGTGATTACATGAAGAACTTTATTAAATCAGCAGGTACTGgttatttgaaagattccTCAGCCGTTGATGAATGTAATTTTTGTCAATTTTCCACCACTAACGCTTACTTGGAATCTGTTACATCCTCTTACTCTCGCAGGTGGAGAAACTATGGTATCTTTATCTGCTTTATCGCTTTTGATTACATCGCTGCTGTCTTCCTTTACTGGCTTGCTAGAGTGCCTAAGAAGAGCGGTAAAGTCTCGGGGAAGAAATGA